A DNA window from Pristis pectinata isolate sPriPec2 chromosome 29, sPriPec2.1.pri, whole genome shotgun sequence contains the following coding sequences:
- the LOC127584445 gene encoding synapsin-1-like: MERVSGGDGCSRPLDGEASRPRSEPSRGELQLRAGGRLLEYECRRQRAGEAGAPRAAWCTELGEASGCRGNQEEEEEDVGPRPKGRGKRKAAEVSERRPAEQKRRRRPKQQRRRKRPPRDKGLPLKRTYGDTRVDRRLLAARRLASAPPQQQKVWAQAQARGRGRGQPAGPWEPMLRGRGCRTVSLSDAQTQTESGTPSSSCSEPSTSESGLDRSPTPGEEESSSSSPGSPGSSSRDSSQLSVAQAACPPASPLGHGGRLQAGPRLCPDGSRAGGRRRPGSPTSPRPGVYSGGPRRRRRSVPGVRDCSPQGSQDGWGCLIF, translated from the coding sequence ATGGAGAGGGTGAGCGGCGGCGACGGCTGCTCCCGGCCGCTGGACGGCGAGGCCTCCCGCCCGCGGTCGGAGCCGAGTCGCGGCGAGCTGCAGCTGCGGGCCGGCGGCAGGCTCCTCGAGTACGAGTGCCGGCGGCAGCGGGCCGGGGAGGCCGGGGCCCCGCGGGCGGCCTGGTGCACGGAGCTGGGCGAGGCCTCCGGTTGCCGTGGcaaccaggaggaggaggaggaggacgtaGGCCCGAGGCCCAAGGGCCGCGGCAAGAGGAAGGCGGCGGAGGTGAGTGAGCGGCGGCCGGCGGAGCAGAAGCGGAGGCGGCGGCCGAAGCAGCAGCGGCGCCGCAAGAGGCCGCCGAGGGACAAGGGCCTGCCCCTGAAGCGGACCTACGGCGACACCCGCGTCGACAGGCGGCTGCTGGCGGCCCGCCGCTTGGCCTCGGCCCCCCCGCAGCAGCAGAAGGTGTGGGCCCAGGCCCAGGCTCGGGGCCGAGGCCGGGGGCAGCCCGCCGGGCCCTGGGAGCCGATGCTGCGCGGCCGCGGCTGCCGGACGGTGAGCCTGTCGGACGCCCAGACCCAGACCGAGTCCGGGACGCCCAGCAGCAGCTGCTCCGAACCCTCCACCTCCGAGTCCGGCCTCGACCGCTCGCCGACCCCCGGGGAggaggagagcagcagcagcagccccgGCAGCCCCGGCTCCAGCAGCCGCGACAGCTCGCAGCTCTCGGTGGCGCAGGCCGCCTGCCCCCCGGCCTCCCCCTTGGGCCACGGCGGCAGGCTCCAGGCCGGCCCGCGGCTGTGCCCCGACGGGAGCCGGGCCGGAGGGCGGCGGAGACCCGGCTCGCCGACGAGCCCCAGGCCGGGGGTTTACAGCGGGGGCCCCCGCAGGAGGAGAAGGAGCGTCCCCGGGGTGAGAGACTGTTCCCCTCAGGGCTCCCAGGACGGCTGGGGCTGCCTGATATTCTAA